Genomic DNA from Motilibacter aurantiacus:
GCGCACATGGGCTCGTTCGGGGTCGTCAACCAGGTGCTGCTGGTGGCGCTCGCCATCGGGCTGCTCTGCATGATCGTGTGGGGCTACCGGATGTGGTGGCAGCGCCGGCCCGACCTCGCGGGCACGTTCGCCGTCGGGCGGCCGGTGCCGCGGGGTGCGCTGCGCTCCGCGCCGCTCCCCGCGGTCGTCGCAGTCGTCGTGATGGGGGCCGCCATCGGGTGGTTCCTGCCCGTCCTCGGGGCCAGCCTGCTCGCGTTCGTGGTGCTCGACCTGGCCCTGGCGGCGCGACAGCGGAGCTCGGCCGGCAGGCGCTGACCCCCGTCCCCCACCCCTTGTCGCGCTGATCATGCACGACCTCGCTACTTCTCCCCAGGTGGACAGCTGACCCGGTGGTGATGATCAGCGGGGGACGTGAGGTGGGGGGCGCGGGGCACCGGCAGATGAGAGACCGCTCATGCACGGCTCACGGACGTCTCACGGGCCGTGGCCAGAGTTCTCGGCATCCGGGCAGCAGACCCGGGGAACCCAGGAGGACACATGGCACGGTCCGGTCTGTTCGCCGCGCTCCAGCCGGCGCGCACCAGCTCCCGTCGCGACACCACCAGCGCCCCGAAGCGGCGCCGGCGCGTCGTCCGCCGCCGCCCCCGTCGTCGCACCACGACCTGACCCGTCCGTACCCACCCCGCCGGGAGGCGGCGGCACCCCGCCGCCTCCCGGCCCGGACGGCTGAAGGACAACTCGTGAGAAGTGCGCTGTGTACGTGGATGGCACGGCGACTGCTGCCGCTCGGGGAGGGGCTCGGCCTCGTGCCGGAGACGCCCCCGGTCCCGTTGCGGCAGGTCGTACGCCGGTTCTGGCCCGACGTCCGCCCCTACCGGCTGCAGCTGCTGCTGGGGCTGGCCTGCCTGGCGGCCGTCCCCGCGGTGCAGGCCGCGGAGATCTGGCTGTTCGGCGCGCTCGTCGACGAGGTGCTCGTCCCGCGCGACTGGGGCCCGCTGCCGCTCGTCGTGGCGCTCTTCGTGGGGCTCGCGGTCCTCAGCGGCGCGCTCTCCTTCTTCGACGACTACCTCGCCACGGCGGTCGGGCAACGGATGCTGCTGCGCCTGCGGTGCCGGCTCTTCGCCCACCTGTGCCGACTGACCGGGGACGTGCTCGACCGCCGGCGCCTCGGCGACCTGCTGGCCCGGCTCGGCGGCGACATCGCCGCCATCGAGACGCTCATGGTGGCCGGCACCGCCCAACTGGTGAGCTCGGTCGTACGGCTCGGGCTGTTCACCGCACTCCTCTTCGTGCTCGACTGGCAGCTGGCCGCCGTCGCCCTCGTCGTCGCGCCCGCCTTCTACGTCGCGGCGCGTGCGTTCGCCCGGCTGCTGCGGCGCGCGTCCCGCGCGAAGCGCCGCGCCTCGGGCGAGCTGCTGGCGGTGGCCGAGGAGGCCCTGTCGAACGCCGTCCTGCTGCAGGTCAACGACCGGGCGGATGCCGAGGTGGCGCGCTACCGCAGCCAGGCCGACGCCGCGCTCCGGGCCGAGCTCTCCGCCGCCCGCGTGCGAGCGCTCTTCGGCCCGGTGATCGACCTGTTCCAGCTCGCCGGGGTGCTCCTCGTCATCGCGCTCGGCGCGCACGCGCTGATCCAGGGCCGGCTCAGCCTCGGCGAGCTGCTCGCGTTCCTCACGCTGCTGTCCCAGCTGTACGCCCCGGTGCGGGACCTGGGCGAGCTGTCCGGCATGGTCTTCGCGGCCGGAGCGGGCGCCGAGCGCGTGCTGGAGATGCTCGACACGCCTCCCGCCGTGACCGAGCCGCCCGACGGCGTCACGATCTCCCCGCGCGGAGTCGTCGACCTCGACTCCGTCTGCGTCCGCTACGCCGACGCGGCCCGCCCGGCGCTCGTGGACGTCTCGGCCCGCCTGGAGCCGGGCGAGCTCGTCGTCCTGACCGGCCCCAGCGGGGCCGGGAAGACCACGCTGGTCAAGCTGCTGCTGCGCCTGCTGGACCCCGGCTCGGGCGCGGTCCGGCTCGACGGCTGGGACCTGCGCGACCTCACGCTGTCCACCGTGCGCGCCGCCACCGCGGTCCTGCCCCAGGACGCCGCGGTGCTCAACGCCTCGATCGCCGACAACGTCCGCTTCGGCCGCTCCTCGGCCACCGACGTCGAGGTCCGCCAGGCGCTGGCGGACGCGGGCGCCATCGGCTTCGTCGACGCGCTCCCCGCCGGCGTCGACACCGTGGTCGGGGAGAAAGGGCGGCTGCTCTCCGGAGGCCAGCGCCAGCGGCTGGCGCTGGCCCGGGCGCTCGTGCGCGACCCGCGCGTGCTCGTCCTCGACGAGCCCACCACCGGGCTGGACGAGCCGTCGGCCCGCCTGCTCCTCGGCTCGATGCGGGGCCTCGTCCCCGGTCGCACCGTGCTCGTCGTCTCGCACGACCCGCTCGTGGTCGCGGCCGCGGACAGGGTGCTCGTGCTGGACGAGGGACGCCTGACGGAAGGGCCGCGGCGGGCGTACGCACCCGCGGCCGCTTCCTCCGCGGTGACGGCATGAGGGCCCCGGCCGCCGACGGGCTGCGCGAGCTGGGCGTCGTCCCGCCCGGCGAGCCCCTCCTGCCCGGCCATGTCGTCGTCGCCCTGCTGAGCCGGGGCCGCGACCTCGACGTCTACGACGTCTGGGACACGGCTCGCGGTTGCCGTTGCGTGGTGAAGACGCTGCGCCCGGACCGGTATGCCGACGCGGGCGCCCGGCGGAGGCTGCTCCTGGAGGGCAGCCTGCTGCGCCGGCTGGCCCACCCGCACCTGGTCCGTGCGTACGAGGTGGTGCCCGGCCCGCGGCCCGCCGTCGTGCTCGAGACGCTCGGGGGCGCCACGCTGGCAGCGGTCCTCGACGAGGAGGGCCGGCTCGCCGTGGCGGACACCGCCCTGCTCGGCGTGCAGCTCGCCTCCGTGCTCGGGTTCCTGCACGCCGCGGGTTACCTGCACCTGGACCTGAAGCCCTCGAACGTCGTCGTCGAGGCGGGCCGCGCGAAGCTCATCGACCTGTCCGTGGCACGCCGCCCCGGCCGCGCCCGGCGGGTGCGCGGCACCCCCGGCTACCTCGCGCCGGAGCAGGCGGCCGGCGGGCTCGTGGGCCCGGGGGCGGACGTGTGGGCGCTCGGCGCGCTGCTCCACGAGTGCCTGACCGGGGAGCCCGCCGTGCCGGAGGAGGACGTGAGCGGCGCCAGCCCGGCGGGCACCTTCCCGACGCCTGCGCCGGT
This window encodes:
- a CDS encoding ABC transporter ATP-binding protein, whose amino-acid sequence is MARRLLPLGEGLGLVPETPPVPLRQVVRRFWPDVRPYRLQLLLGLACLAAVPAVQAAEIWLFGALVDEVLVPRDWGPLPLVVALFVGLAVLSGALSFFDDYLATAVGQRMLLRLRCRLFAHLCRLTGDVLDRRRLGDLLARLGGDIAAIETLMVAGTAQLVSSVVRLGLFTALLFVLDWQLAAVALVVAPAFYVAARAFARLLRRASRAKRRASGELLAVAEEALSNAVLLQVNDRADAEVARYRSQADAALRAELSAARVRALFGPVIDLFQLAGVLLVIALGAHALIQGRLSLGELLAFLTLLSQLYAPVRDLGELSGMVFAAGAGAERVLEMLDTPPAVTEPPDGVTISPRGVVDLDSVCVRYADAARPALVDVSARLEPGELVVLTGPSGAGKTTLVKLLLRLLDPGSGAVRLDGWDLRDLTLSTVRAATAVLPQDAAVLNASIADNVRFGRSSATDVEVRQALADAGAIGFVDALPAGVDTVVGEKGRLLSGGQRQRLALARALVRDPRVLVLDEPTTGLDEPSARLLLGSMRGLVPGRTVLVVSHDPLVVAAADRVLVLDEGRLTEGPRRAYAPAAASSAVTA
- a CDS encoding PepSY domain-containing protein; this translates as MAAKLARWGIDAHMGSFGVVNQVLLVALAIGLLCMIVWGYRMWWQRRPDLAGTFAVGRPVPRGALRSAPLPAVVAVVVMGAAIGWFLPVLGASLLAFVVLDLALAARQRSSAGRR
- a CDS encoding serine/threonine-protein kinase, producing MRAPAADGLRELGVVPPGEPLLPGHVVVALLSRGRDLDVYDVWDTARGCRCVVKTLRPDRYADAGARRRLLLEGSLLRRLAHPHLVRAYEVVPGPRPAVVLETLGGATLAAVLDEEGRLAVADTALLGVQLASVLGFLHAAGYLHLDLKPSNVVVEAGRAKLIDLSVARRPGRARRVRGTPGYLAPEQAAGGLVGPGADVWALGALLHECLTGEPAVPEEDVSGASPAGTFPTPAPVAALRRRLPRRLAAVIDGCLADVPEERPPLRDVGRLLAEHAGVDVRAPAADTQPRWSTAAAYAPDG